Proteins from a genomic interval of Terriglobales bacterium:
- the ruvC gene encoding crossover junction endodeoxyribonuclease RuvC — MRVLGIDCGSEYTGYGVVEQAADGTLHFVTCGTVKLSPKQPMPQRLGQVFRFLCDIIEQHHPNMVAIEDVFYAVNAKSALKLGQVRGVAMLAASSQGLEVAEYAPLSIKSAVVGYGRADKSQVQHMVTVLLKLPEPPESPDAADALAIAICHLHTDGTLRRMKGVH; from the coding sequence GCGGCAGCGAATACACCGGATATGGCGTGGTGGAGCAAGCTGCCGACGGCACTCTGCACTTCGTGACCTGCGGAACAGTGAAGCTCTCGCCGAAGCAGCCCATGCCGCAGCGCCTCGGCCAGGTCTTTCGCTTCCTCTGCGACATCATTGAGCAGCATCACCCCAACATGGTGGCGATCGAGGACGTCTTCTACGCCGTAAACGCAAAATCCGCCCTCAAGTTGGGACAAGTGCGCGGTGTGGCGATGCTGGCTGCTTCCTCTCAGGGATTGGAGGTGGCAGAGTACGCGCCTTTGTCGATCAAGTCTGCGGTGGTCGGCTACGGCCGCGCGGACAAAAGCCAGGTGCAGCACATGGTGACAGTCTTGCTGAAGTTGCCGGAACCGCCGGAATCGCCCGATGCCGCTGATGCCCTGGCCATCGCCATCTGCCATCTGCACACGGATGGGACACTCAGGCGCATGAAGGGGGTCCACTAG